A stretch of Camelina sativa cultivar DH55 chromosome 18, Cs, whole genome shotgun sequence DNA encodes these proteins:
- the LOC104761147 gene encoding 4-substituted benzoates-glutamate ligase GH3.12-like translates to MSLCSDFIEGLDEKILEDLTSNVKQIQNNVLEEILTFNANTEYLRRFLHGSYDKELFKTNVPVVSYEDVKPFIDRVANGESSDIISGKPIKGFLLSSGTSGVTRKMFPRNNKYLENLKFIYYYRSLVISKHIDGLEHGKGMVFNFCTPEKTTPSGLLSAAATTSFFKSDYFKNRSPCWNWSFTSPDEVILCPDTNQTLYCHLLCGIVQRNEVVKVGAAFVSVLIRAIVFLEKFWKEICTNIRSGHLSEWITDISCRECVSKILGEPNPKLADLIENECIKKSWEGIIPRLWPKTKFIESIATGQMAQHIPTVEFYSNKLPLISSSYVSSETMFGINMNPLCKPEDVSYTFLPNFSYFEFLLVDAGDKVEIVDLVDVKLGCFYEPLVTNHSGLHRYKMGDILQVTGFYNSAPQFRFVRRGNLTLSVNMETTTDEDLLNGVTHAKIVLESSNLMLMDFTSYADISTSPGHYVLYWELKAKYNNNDDIAELDNKVLAECCYVVEESLNSYYRDYRSREGSIGALEIRVVQQGSFDAVMEFFINQGASSTQYKTPICIKSSEALGILEKRVHARFFTQ, encoded by the exons ATGAGTTTATGCTCTGATTTCATTGAGGGATTAGACGAGAAGATTTTGGAGGACTTGACGTCCAATGTGAAGCAAATACAAAACAATGTATTGGAGGAGATACTCACTTTTAATGCTAACACCGAGTATCTTCGACGTTTTCTCCATGGGAGCTATGATAAAGAGCTTTTCAAGACGAACGTTCCCGTGGTGTCCTACGAGGATGTGAAGCCTTTTATCGACCGTGTCGCGAATGGAGAGTCCTCTGATATTATTTCTGGCAAACCCATCAAAGGATTCCTTCTAAG TTCCGGAACGTCCGGAGTAACACGGAAGATGTTTCCTCGTAACAACAAGTACTTGGAAAACCTCAAATTCATCTATTATTACCGCTCGCTCGTTATAAGCAA GCATATAGATGGTCTTGAGCATGGAAAGGGGATGGTGTTTAACTTTTGTACACCAGAGAAGACAACTCCTTCTGGTTTGCTATCAGCAGCTGCGACAACAAGCTTCTTCAAGAGTGATTATTTCAAGAACCGATCACCATGTTGGAATTGGTCATTCACTAGCCCTGACGAAGTCATATTGTGTCCAGACACCAATCAGACTTTGTACTGTCATCTTCTATGTGGCATTGTTCAAAGAAACGAGGTTGTGAAGGTTGGTGCCgcctttgtttctgttttgatcCGAGCAATCGTTTTTCTTGAGAAGTTTTGGAAAGAAATTTGCACTAATATCCGTTCTGGTCATCTTAGCGAGTGGATCACTGATATTAGTTGTAGGGAATGTGTTTCAAAGATTCTTGGAGAACCTAATCCTAAATTGGCTGATCTCATAGAAAACGAGTGCATCAAGAAATCATGGGAAGGTATAATCCCAAGACTTTGGCCTAAAACCAAATTCATTGAAAGCATTGCAACTGGTCAAATGGCTCAACACATCCCAACAGTAGAGTTTTACTCTAACAAGCTGCCATTGATTTCGTCGAGTTACGTATCTTCAGAAACTATGTTTGGGATTAATATGAATCCTCTTTGCAAACCTGAAGATGTGTCATACACATTTCTGCCCAACTTTTCATATTTTGAGTTCCTACTTGTTGACGCGGGTGACAAAGTCGAAATTGTTGATCTTGTGGATGTCAAGTTAGGGTGCTTTTACGAGCCTTTGGTCACAAATCATTCCG gCCTACACAGATATAAGATGGGTGATATTCTACAGGTGACTGGATTTTACAATAGTGCACCTCAGTTTAGATTTGTGCGTAGAGGAAATCTGACTCTAAGTGTTAATATGGAGACAACGACAGATGAAGACCTTTTAAATGGGGTGACACATGCAAAAATTGTTCTTGAATCATCAAATTTGATGCTAATGGACTTCACAAGCTATGCGGATATTTCTACTAGTCCAGGTCACTATGTTCTTTACTGGGAACTCAAAgccaaatacaacaacaacgacGACATTGCTGAACTTGATAACAAGGTTTTAGCAGAATGTTGTTATGTGGTGGAAGAATCACTGAACAGTTATTATAGAGACTATAGGAGTAGAGAAGGATCAATTGGAGCTCTCGAGATAAGGGTGGTGCAACAAGGATCTTTTGATGCTGTCATGGAGTTTTTCATCAACCAAGGCGCTTCTTCGACTCAGTACAAGACACCCATTTGCATCAAATCTTCCGAGGCCTTGGGGATTTTAGAGAAAAGGGTTCATGCTCGGTTCTTTACTCAGTAG
- the LOC104761148 gene encoding monocopper oxidase-like protein SKS2 — MAATDFVSRFLVFVCLALLFGFSLAGDPYVSYDFTLSYITASPLGVPQQVIAVNGKFPGPVINATTNYNVDVNVINHLDEPLLLTWPGVQMRRDSWQDGVLGTNCPIPPKWNFTYDFQLKDQIGSYFYSPSLNFQRASGGFGAIIINNRDLVPIPFPKPDGEIIFIIGDWYTQNHTALRSLLDSGKELGMPDGVLINGKGPFKYNSSVPDGIEHETINVDPGKTYRIRVHNVGISTSLNFRIQNHKLLLIETEGRYTSQMNFTDFDVHVGQSYSFLVTMDQNATSDYYIVASARFVNETVWQRVTGVGILHYSNSKGPASGPLPVPATDVYHPWSAMNQPRAIKQNTSAGGARPNPQGSFHYGQINITSTYILRSLPPTEINGKVRATLNGISFVNPSTPMRLADHHKVKGDYKLDFPDRPLDDRHPRLDNSIINATYKGFIQVIFQNNDTKIQSFHMDGYSFYVVGMDFGIWSEDRKGSYNNWDAISRSTVEVYPGAWTAVLVSLDNVGVWNIRVENLDRWYLGQETYMRILNPEENGSTEMDPPPNVLYCGALQNLQKEQHHSSAAKSIPNGPLKLIFSMMIIFLASSWSFC, encoded by the exons ATGGCGGCTACTGATTTTGTCTCGCGGTTTTTGGTTTTCGTCTGCTTGGCTCTTCTCTTTGGCTTCTCTCTCGCTGGTGATCCTTACGTCTCTTACGATTTCACTCTGTCGTACATCACCGCTTCTCCTCTCGGTGTTCCTCAACAG GTTATAGCCGTCAATGGGAAATTTCCAGGTCCTGTGATTAATGCGACTACGAACTACAATGTTGATGTTAACGTAATCAATCATTTGGATGAGCCTCTTTTACTCACTTG gcCTGGTGTTCAGATGCGGCGTGACTCGTGGCAAGACGGTGTTCTTGGCACAAACTGTCCAATTCCTCCTAAATGGAACTTCACTTATGATTTTCAGTTGAAAGATCAGATTGGAAGTTATTTCTACTCTCCTTCACTTAACTTTCAGAGAGCTTCTGGTGGTTTTGGTGCTATCATAATCAACAACCGTGACCTTGTCCCTATCCCTTTCCCTAAGCCTGATGGAGAAATCATCTTCATTATTGGTGATTGGTATACTCAGAACCATACA gcATTAAGGAGTCTACTTGACTCTGGTAAAGAACTTGGGATGCCGGATGGAGTTCTCATCAATGGGAAGGGTCCTTTCAAGTACAATAGCAGTGTCCCTGATGGAATTGAACATGAAACCATTAATGTTGATCCAG GGAAAACATACAGGATCCGCGTTCACAATGTTGGTATCTCGACAAGCTTGAACTTCAGGATTCAGAACCACAAATTGCTTTTGATTGAAACTGAGGGTCGGTACACCTCCCAAATGAACTTCACAGATTTCGATGTTCACGTGGGACAGTCTTACTCTTTCTTGGTCACCATGGACCAAAACGCTACAAGCGACTACTACATTGTGGCGAGTGCTAGATTTGTTAATGAAACAGTGTGGCAAAGAGTCACAGGTGTTGGCATTCTCCATTATTCCAATTCCAAAGGACCTGCTTCTGGTCCTTTGCCAGTTCCAGCAACTGACGTTTATCACCCTTGGTCCGCAATGAACCAACCAAGAGCCATAAA GCAAAACACATCTGCAGGTGGAGCTCGTCCAAATCCGCAAGGATCATTTCACTACGGACAGATAAATATAACAAGCACATACATCTTGAGGAGTTTGCCTCCAACAGAAATCAATGGGAAAGTTCGTGCAACGCTTAATGGTATTTCATTTGTCAATCCAAGCACCCCCATGAGGCTTGCAGACCACCATAAAGTGAAAGGAGATTATAAGTTAGATTTCCCAGACAGACCACTTGATGATAGGCATCCACGACTAGACAATTCTATCATCAACGCTACATACAAGGGCTTTATACAAGTTATCTTCCAGAACAATGACACCAAAATCCAGAGCTTTCATATGGACGGATATTCGTTTTACGTGGTTGG GATGGACTTTGGTATATGGTCAGAAGACAGGAAAGGTTCATATAACAACTGGGATGCAATATCACGAAGCACGGTTGAG GTTTATCCAGGGGCATGGACTGCTGTACTTGTTTCCCTCGATAATGTCGGAGTTTGGAATATCCGAGTTGAGAATCTTGACAGATGGTATCTTGGCCAAGAAACATACATGCGAATTCTAAATCCCGAGGAGAACGGAAGTACGGAAATGGATCCGCCCCCAAATGTCCTGTACTGTGGTGCTCTTCAGAACTTGCAAAA GGAACAACATCACAGCTCTGCTGCAAAATCAATACCAAATGGACCGTTGAAACTAATTTTCAGCATGAtgattatatttcttgcctCGTCTTGGTCTTTCTGCTGA
- the LOC104761149 gene encoding probable pectinesterase/pectinesterase inhibitor 59, translating into MMLPKFSFLSLHLLLLSLLCLRPLTTLADGNSTTGQGIDRWCDKTPYPDPCKCYFKNHNGFRQPTQLSEFRVMLVQAAIDRAVSARDELTNSGQNCTDCKKQAVLTDCIDLYGDTIMQLNRTLQGVSPKAIERCTDFDAQTWLSTALTNTETCRRGSTDFNVSDFITPIVSNTKISNLISNCLAVNGALLPAVNNGTTTADFPTWVSGKDRRLLRTVRANLVVAKDGSGQFNTVQAAIDVAGRRRSMSKRFVIYVKRGIYQENINVRLNNDNIMLVGDGMRSTIITGGRSVQGGYTTYNSATAGIEGLHFIAKGIAFQNTAGPAKGQAVALRSSSDLSIFYKCSIEGYQDTLMVHSQRQFYRECYIYGTVDFIFGNAAAVFQNCLILPRRPLKGQANVITAQGRADPFQNTGISIHNSQIIPAPDLKPVLSSVKTYMGRPWMKYSRTVVLQTYIDTVVSPVGWSPWIEGSVFGLDTLFYAEYKNTGPASSTRWRVRWKGFHVLGRASDASAFTVGKFIAGAAWLPRTGIPFTSGL; encoded by the exons ATGATGTTGCCAAAATTCTCTTTTCTATCTCTACATTTACTATTACTATCACTACTCTGCCTCCGTCCTCTCACCACCTTAGCCGATGGCAATTCCACAACCGGTCAAGGTATTGACCGGTGGTGTGACAAAACTCCATACCCGGATCCATGCAAATGCTACTTCAAGAACCACAATGGTTTTCGACAGCCGACACAACTATCCGAGTTCCGAGTAATGCTGGTGCAAGCAGCCATTGATCGGGCCGTATCAGCAAGGGACGAGTTGACTAATTCCGGGCAGAACTGCACAGATTGCAAGAAACAAGCTGTTTTGACAGACTGCATTGACCTCTACGGAGACACGATCATGCAACTAAACCGGACGCTGCAAGGCGTGTCTCCAAAAGCCATTGAACGGTGCACCGACTTCGACGCTCAAACATGGCTGAGTACCGCACTTACCAACACAGAGACTTGCCGACGCGGCTCAACCGATTTCAACGTCTCAGATTTCATCACACCCATCGTTTCAAACACCAAAATCTCCAACCTCATCAGTAACTGCTTAGCCGTCAACGGAGCCCTCTTGCCCGCCGTGAACAACGGAACCACCACCGCTGATTTTCCCACGTGGGTTTCCGGTAAAGATAGAAGACTTTTGAGAACCGTTCGAGCCAACCTCGTGGTGGCTAAAGACGGATCGGGACAGTTCAATACGGTGCAAGCGGCTATTGACGTGGCTGGACGAAGAAGGTCAATGTCAAAGAGATTCGTAATATATGTGAAAAGAGGGATatatcaagaaaacataaacGTACGTCTCAATAATGATAACATAATGTTGGTCGGAGATGGAATGAGATCCACCATTATCACCGGTGGTCGAAGTGTCCAAGGAGGTTACACCACTTACAACTCCGCTACTGCCG GTATTGAGGGACTTCACTTCATTGCCAAAGGCATAGCGTTTCAGAATACAGCTGGTCCAGCCAAGGGACAAGCCGTGGCACTTCGGTCATCGTCCGACCTCTCAATCTTCTACAAATGTTCGATTGAAGGATACCAAGACACACTGATGGTCCATTCTCAACGCCAGTTTTACCGCGAGTGCTACATCTATGGAACAGTCGATTTCATCTTCGGAAATGCAGCTGCCGTTTTCCAAAATTGTCTCATCCTCCCTCGTCGGCCACTTAAAGGTCAAGCCAATGTAATAACCGCACAAGGTCGTGCTGATCCGTTCCAGAACACAGGGATCTCTATCCATAACTCACAAATCATACCGGCTCCTGATCTAAAACCGGTGCTCAGTAGCGTTAAGACTTATATGGGCCGGCCTTGGATGAAGTACTCACGCACTGTAGTTCTTCAGACGTATATAGATACTGTTGTGAGTCCGGTCGGGTGGTCACCGTGGATTGAAGGTTCGGTGTTTGGTCTTGACACTCTGTTCTACGCAGAGTATAAGAATACCGGACCAGCTTCATCCACAAGGTGGCGTGTCCGTTGGAAAGGGTTTCATGTGTTGGGTAGAGCTTCCGATGCATCTGCTTTCACTGTTGGGAAATTCATCGCCGGGGCTGCGTGGCTCCCACGCACGGGAATACCCTTCACTTCCGGGCTCTAG